ACCTTTTGAATAATCTGCTCATCCCTTTAAAATTACGCTTCTAGTAAAGACATTCTctgtgacttaaaaatatttccagtaaGATATTTTTGTCCAGCCTATCCTTGGGgattttggttttgggtttttgatGCACGTGATTAAAGTATGTACCCGATAGAATACGATTTCCAGTCTAGATATATGAAGAACTTAGACTTGACAGCAGCAGATAATCACAAAAGAGAACATAGTATTTTTACCTGCTGAGAATAGTTCCGGTCTGACAAGGTTGAACTTGTGAGCAAAGGACTTCAAGTTGTCTTTGTTCAGTAGCCGGGATGGTCATGTGGGGGTTCTGGTGGTTTCTCAGCCAGTTGTAATCCACTcctgttttttttactttttgttcattttcaatcTCTTGTATTAGTCTCTCTCGCTCCTTCAGATGCCACTTTAATTCCCGAAGCAGGGTCTTTGTCACTACATCTGAGCCAGGACAGTGTGCGGGTTTGTAGGCATCGTATTTTGGCCATTTCATCCAGCCAAAAAGTGGCATGCTCAGCCTATGGGAATAttctcacttgtttatttgtataaaatgttGCGGTTCTGATCAGCACATCTGTTTCTTTTCAGTAAATTTGCCAGAAACTGCGTGAATTTTTCACTGGTTAGATATGCAGGTCAAAACGAGATTAGAATGTGGATTAAAGTCTTTTAATTTCTAACTAGGTCAGTACCAAAAACCAAGCTTTGAAAACACATTATGTAGCTAAGCAGAAGTGAAATATACAAAGTCAGAGATATTCTCCAGACtgaacattttctgaaaataacaCTGGCACTTGCTATTAAAAGTTCTTAGGAGGCTTTAAAACATTAACGTATAGGAAAGCTCTACCTACACACACACTTTTGACTTAGGTTTTGCGCAGAAAAGGTTTAAAGCGTACCTGGTAAGTTGATGGATCCGATGTGGTGATGTTGCCAAAGAGTTTGCTTGAATTAGTGACGAAGCTATGTTTTTCTTGGGCGTATATTGTTCTTCCGGATGCGTCCCCTGTTGGAAGGAATGAACCTCCTTATTTACCCACTGAAACTGTATTTGAAATAAATCAATTTCTGTGTTAGGAATGAGGTTGTGATGTCTTCATTTAGAGAGAACGCTCATTAATTCACCTTGTAAGTGAGCTAGAAGAAGTGACAAAAATAACTTActgtttaatcttcacaaattATATAACGGTCTGCCTTTTGAACGTAGCTCCGTCTGTTTGAAAAAGATGCCGGCAGCCACAGGCTCTGGTCCTAAATGCACTCCGACTCGGCTCCGGTGATGCAGCGAGGAGCGGCACCGGGAGGCACCAGGGCCGCGCTCCCAGCTACGGGGGGGACGGTGCGTGCTGTGATGTTCTGCTGTGGGTCACAGCTCAGGGCTGTATTTTTATGCCTGTAGAGAGCTAAAAATAACCACGCTGCTTTAATTCTTCTGCTTAACTTTCAGGCCATCTAGAAGCCAGGTCACTGTCCCCTCTAATGAGAGCAGAAAAAAACAGATCAGTCTTGACGATTTGCAAAATATCCGTCCTGAGGAAATTCGTTATGATGGAGCAAAAGAGGCGAAGAATGCTGGTATCAGTCCTAGGTGGACTGTTTAGTCAggattattttctgtattcatcTCGTTTCTGTCTCTAACTAGTAGTGAGATTTGTATGCTGGAGCCAGTTGTGAGGCCGGAGGACGTAAATGCTGAAGTAGGTGACTTGACAATATAGTTTATACTCTCTTGAAAAACCGTAATAATAGATTAAGGGTAGGGGAAAAGAGAGATCTAAGAGCATGAGAAATTGAAAACGAAACCTTGTAATTCATTCTACAGAAGATGATGGCAGTGTTTTCTTTTGGAGCCGAGGGTGAAACACACTTACCTTTGGGGCGAGGGCCGATGCGATGCGATGCGATGTGGGATGGTCTTTCCTTCAGGGGCCGCGGGTCTCTGGCTGAAGGGCAGACAGGTCTtttactctctgcttctgtgttcgGTGACTACGTAGCGGCTTTTCCTTTCATACCACTTGTTTCTTCTGTTGCCTTTTCCTTCAAATGAACTGTGAAGAATGGACATGGTTCCCATCAGACCCGCTTGTCACGCGTGATGAAGAGTGACGTGTGCGGTCAGCCTACAGCCCTGTTCCTTACACGTGAGAAGTGGCCCGCTGTCGGCATCCATCATCTTCACCGGGCAGGTTTTCACATCGCATCGTGTGCGGCGCTCTGAGAACGGAAGCAGTCGAGTTCGGCGGGACAGAAACGTCCTCGCAGATTTTCTGCCGAAGTTACGATGAATCCTGACACTTCTCCCTTCGAATAACCTCCTTGCTGTTGCTTTAATTTAAACAGTTTTTGCCTCTGCGATGGTGACGGCAACGTCGGAAGTGTAGCGGCTGTGGAACACGAGCCACGTTTCTTTTC
This region of Lynx canadensis isolate LIC74 chromosome B3, mLynCan4.pri.v2, whole genome shotgun sequence genomic DNA includes:
- the RD3L gene encoding protein RD3-like, yielding MPLFGWMKWPKYDAYKPAHCPGSDVVTKTLLRELKWHLKERERLIQEIENEQKVKKTGVDYNWLRNHQNPHMTIPATEQRQLEVLCSQVQPCQTGTILSRFREVLAENDVLPWEIVYIFKQVLKDFLNSADKGNQQEGLEESRNTDCPVPSVMPGSSSKSSDKDEIPTISSYVDKTTKNRFPAFSHRIWNLPYYYPSS